A genomic segment from Sphingopyxis sp. DBS4 encodes:
- a CDS encoding DMT family transporter has protein sequence MRPDSPSPLIPFLVACAGIATYSAMDVLMKGLSIGIGAYNAVFWRTGAGALLSGALYFAMRPAMPDAPTMRIHAWRALFVAGMAITFFWALARLPMAEAIALAFVAPLLTLYMAAIFLGEKIGPRSIAASMLGLIGVIVIVAGKLGGGDYAPEALWAVGAVFLSAVFYAYNLILARRQAKMAGPMEIAFFQNLFVTLFLALGAPWFAVVPDTSHAPPILGAATLATISLLLLSWAYARAEAQILATTEYTGFLWAMTFGWVFYNEPVTWPTIAGALLIVAACLIVARKTPHGDPVEPAAA, from the coding sequence ATGCGCCCCGATTCGCCGTCCCCGCTGATCCCCTTTCTCGTAGCCTGCGCGGGGATCGCGACCTATTCGGCGATGGACGTGCTGATGAAGGGGCTGTCGATCGGCATCGGCGCCTATAACGCCGTGTTCTGGCGCACCGGCGCGGGCGCACTGCTCAGCGGGGCGCTCTATTTCGCGATGCGCCCCGCGATGCCCGACGCGCCGACGATGCGCATCCACGCGTGGCGCGCGCTGTTCGTCGCGGGGATGGCGATCACCTTCTTCTGGGCGCTCGCGCGGCTGCCGATGGCCGAAGCCATTGCGCTCGCCTTTGTCGCGCCGCTGCTGACGCTCTACATGGCGGCGATCTTCCTCGGCGAGAAGATCGGTCCGCGCTCGATCGCCGCTTCGATGCTCGGGCTGATCGGCGTGATCGTCATCGTCGCGGGCAAACTCGGCGGCGGCGACTATGCGCCCGAAGCCTTATGGGCGGTCGGCGCGGTGTTCCTGTCGGCGGTCTTCTACGCCTACAACCTCATCCTCGCGCGGCGGCAGGCGAAGATGGCGGGGCCGATGGAGATCGCCTTCTTCCAGAATCTGTTCGTCACCCTGTTCCTTGCGCTCGGCGCGCCGTGGTTCGCCGTGGTGCCCGACACAAGCCATGCCCCGCCTATTCTCGGCGCCGCGACCTTGGCGACGATCTCGCTGCTGCTCCTGAGCTGGGCCTACGCCCGCGCCGAGGCGCAGATTCTCGCGACCACCGAATATACCGGCTTCCTCTGGGCGATGACCTTCGGCTGGGTCTTCTACAACGAGCCGGTCACCTGGCCGACGATCGCCGGCGCGCTGCTGATCGTCGCCGCCTGCCTGATCGTCGCCCGCAAAACCCCGCACGGCGACCCGGTGGAACCGGCGGCGGCCTGA